The following proteins come from a genomic window of Varunaivibrio sulfuroxidans:
- a CDS encoding type I secretion system permease/ATPase, which produces MPYIANDAEVVDTGFGCLSMLLRFHGLAVEPEQLKHQFGKSGEHFDDACILRTARDLGLKARAIQADWGRLSRLQLPAIARHKDGHYFIIGKAADDEVLVHDPLEARPLTWKRRILEDAWDGDLICMQRQARAGESGRKFDITWFFPSIIKYRHILRDVFVATFFVQLFALITPLFFLVVIDKVLVHHGLSTLDVLVFALVVVSLFDIAIGGLRTYMFSHTTNRIDVELGAKLFRHLLHLPIPFFEARQIGHIEAQMRQMESVRGFLTGPPLTTLIDALFVFVFLGLMYYYSPQLTFIVLAAVPAYGAISFFITPLLQHRLQEKYQRGAENQAFLVESVGGIETLKAMAMEPRIQERWEEQLAAYVKSAFRVTTLSNASNQGAQLVQKIAVALTLWFGAKLVIGGELTVGQLVAFNMLSGRVHGPILRLVQLWQQFQQFRISLAKIGDILNTQPEPAHNPTRASLPRIKGDIGFDAVSFRYLPDRPRVLDKIDLKIPAGQVVGIIGPSGSGKSTLTKLLQHFYVPESGRVSIDGVDLAAVDTAWLRRQVGVVLQDSTLFNRSVRDNIALADSAMPIEAVIRAATLAGAHEFVAELPDGYDTLVGERGGRLSGGQRQRIAIARALATDPRILILDEATSALDFESETMVLDNLRNITEGRTVIIITHRIAMLRDADRIITMENGRPVEDGTHDQLVQLGGRYAALYRHQGRAYGQG; this is translated from the coding sequence ATGCCGTATATCGCGAATGACGCCGAAGTTGTTGACACCGGTTTCGGATGCCTGTCGATGTTGCTCCGGTTCCATGGCCTGGCCGTGGAACCGGAGCAATTAAAGCATCAGTTCGGTAAATCCGGAGAACATTTCGATGATGCCTGCATCCTGCGTACCGCCCGGGACTTGGGGCTAAAGGCGAGGGCGATCCAGGCCGATTGGGGGCGCCTTTCGCGCCTTCAACTGCCCGCCATCGCGCGCCATAAAGACGGCCATTATTTCATCATCGGCAAGGCGGCCGACGATGAAGTCCTGGTCCACGATCCACTTGAGGCGCGGCCCTTGACGTGGAAGCGACGCATCCTCGAAGACGCCTGGGATGGCGATTTGATCTGCATGCAGCGCCAAGCCCGCGCGGGTGAGAGTGGGCGTAAATTCGACATCACATGGTTTTTCCCCTCCATCATCAAGTACCGTCACATACTCCGCGACGTGTTTGTGGCGACATTTTTCGTCCAGTTGTTCGCCCTGATCACACCGTTGTTCTTTCTGGTGGTTATCGACAAGGTTCTGGTCCACCACGGGCTGTCCACGTTGGATGTCCTGGTTTTTGCCTTAGTGGTGGTCTCGCTGTTCGATATCGCCATCGGCGGCCTGCGCACGTACATGTTTTCCCACACCACGAACCGCATCGACGTCGAATTGGGCGCGAAACTTTTTCGTCATTTATTGCATCTGCCGATACCTTTTTTCGAGGCTCGCCAGATCGGGCATATCGAGGCGCAAATGCGCCAGATGGAAAGCGTGCGCGGATTTTTGACCGGGCCCCCGCTCACCACCTTGATCGACGCGTTGTTCGTGTTCGTGTTTCTGGGGCTGATGTATTACTACAGCCCGCAGCTCACCTTTATCGTTCTGGCGGCGGTGCCGGCTTACGGCGCAATTTCCTTCTTCATTACGCCGCTGTTGCAACACCGATTACAGGAGAAATACCAAAGAGGCGCCGAAAACCAAGCCTTTTTGGTGGAAAGCGTCGGCGGGATCGAAACCCTCAAGGCGATGGCGATGGAGCCTCGGATCCAGGAGCGTTGGGAGGAACAACTCGCGGCCTATGTCAAATCGGCGTTCCGCGTGACGACACTATCGAATGCCTCGAACCAAGGTGCGCAACTGGTGCAAAAAATCGCCGTCGCTCTGACGTTATGGTTCGGCGCAAAACTGGTGATCGGCGGCGAATTGACCGTGGGACAACTGGTCGCCTTCAACATGCTGTCCGGGCGCGTCCACGGCCCGATTTTGCGTTTGGTTCAGTTGTGGCAACAGTTCCAGCAATTTCGTATCTCGCTCGCTAAAATCGGCGACATCCTCAACACCCAGCCGGAACCCGCGCATAACCCGACCCGCGCCAGTTTGCCCCGTATCAAAGGCGATATTGGGTTCGATGCGGTGAGCTTTCGTTATCTGCCCGATCGCCCTCGGGTCCTCGACAAAATTGACTTAAAAATTCCGGCGGGACAGGTAGTGGGGATTATCGGCCCGTCCGGTTCGGGCAAAAGCACGCTGACCAAGCTGCTGCAACACTTTTACGTTCCCGAAAGCGGCCGCGTCAGCATCGACGGCGTCGATCTTGCCGCGGTGGATACCGCCTGGCTGCGTCGTCAGGTGGGCGTGGTCCTGCAAGACAGCACCTTGTTCAATCGCTCGGTACGCGACAACATCGCCCTGGCCGATTCCGCCATGCCCATCGAAGCCGTGATCCGCGCCGCCACGCTGGCCGGTGCGCACGAGTTCGTCGCCGAATTGCCCGATGGCTACGATACTCTGGTCGGCGAGCGTGGCGGCCGGTTGTCCGGTGGGCAACGCCAGCGTATCGCCATTGCGCGCGCTCTCGCCACCGACCCGCGCATTTTGATCTTGGACGAGGCGACCAGCGCGCTCGATTTCGAGTCCGAAACCATGGTGCTCGACAACCTTCGAAATATTACCGAGGGTCGTACGGTCATCATCATCACCCATCGCATCGCCATGTTGAGAGATGCCGACCGGATCATCACCATGGAAAACGGCCGCCCGGTCGAGGACGGCACCCACGACCAGCTCGTCCAACTCGGCGGGCGCTACGCGGCGCTGTACCGTCATCAGGGGAGGGCTTATGGTCAAGGCTGA
- a CDS encoding M3 family oligoendopeptidase — MNENVAASPHPLPRWDLNDLYADPDAPQLGRDLEDAGAAAAAFAERYKGKLASLDGADFGRAIGEYEVLSESLHKVLCYGQLLFAVNVGDGEIGRFYQTVQERISDIFTQTLFFTLEINRLSDGELDAKLSDTQCARYRSWLRDVRAFREHQLSDDLEKLLHEKAVTGRAAWVRLFEETFADMRFALDGAEATLSEALNALSDHDGAKREKAAKALGGRLGENARLFSLITNTLAKDKAIEDEWRGYPRPVSERNLHNQVEDVVVDALVGSVKTAFPDLSHRYYALKARWFGVERLDYWDRNAPLPDDDARKYSWDEAKTTVLDAYAGFDPQMAEIAERFFTHNWIDAAPHAGKDSGAFSHPTVPSVHPYILMNFHGKARDVMTLAHELGHGVHQVLAAEQGLLMADTPLTTAETASVFGEMLTFQSLLKGAEDPARRRFLLAGKVEDMLNTVVRQIAFHEFERRVHDERRGGEVAVERLGDIWIDIQRESLGPALRFDDDYRHYWTYIPHFIHTPFYVYAYAFGDCLVNALYDAFAKGHDGFQQKYLEMLKAGGTKRHRELLAPFGLDASDPAFWKRGLDIVSGFIDELETIG, encoded by the coding sequence ATGAACGAAAATGTTGCCGCTTCGCCGCATCCCTTGCCGCGATGGGACCTGAACGACCTGTACGCCGATCCCGACGCGCCGCAGTTGGGGCGCGATCTTGAGGACGCCGGCGCGGCGGCCGCGGCCTTCGCCGAGCGCTATAAAGGGAAACTCGCATCCCTGGACGGCGCCGATTTCGGTCGAGCGATCGGCGAATATGAAGTCCTGAGCGAAAGCCTCCACAAAGTGTTGTGTTACGGGCAGCTTCTGTTCGCGGTCAATGTCGGGGACGGCGAGATCGGTCGCTTTTACCAAACGGTACAGGAACGGATCAGCGATATTTTTACACAGACGCTGTTCTTCACTCTTGAAATCAATCGTCTGAGCGACGGGGAGTTGGACGCCAAGTTGAGCGATACGCAGTGCGCCCGCTATCGTTCGTGGTTGCGCGACGTGCGCGCCTTTCGCGAACATCAGCTTTCCGACGACCTCGAAAAGCTGCTCCATGAAAAAGCGGTGACCGGACGCGCCGCTTGGGTGCGTCTGTTCGAGGAGACCTTCGCCGACATGCGCTTCGCCCTGGACGGCGCCGAGGCGACCTTGTCGGAGGCGCTCAACGCGTTGTCCGATCATGACGGCGCGAAGCGCGAAAAGGCGGCGAAGGCGTTGGGCGGGCGGCTGGGCGAGAATGCGCGATTGTTCTCTCTGATCACCAACACCTTGGCGAAGGACAAGGCCATCGAGGACGAATGGCGCGGCTATCCCCGTCCGGTCAGCGAACGCAATTTGCACAACCAGGTCGAGGACGTCGTCGTCGATGCTCTGGTCGGCAGCGTGAAGACGGCTTTTCCCGATTTATCCCATCGCTACTACGCGCTGAAGGCGCGCTGGTTTGGCGTCGAGCGTCTGGATTACTGGGACCGCAACGCGCCCTTGCCCGATGATGACGCTCGAAAATATTCCTGGGACGAGGCGAAAACCACGGTGCTGGACGCTTACGCCGGGTTTGATCCACAGATGGCCGAAATCGCCGAACGCTTCTTCACCCATAACTGGATCGACGCCGCCCCGCACGCCGGCAAGGATTCGGGGGCGTTTTCACATCCCACCGTGCCCTCGGTGCATCCTTATATCCTCATGAATTTTCACGGCAAGGCGCGCGACGTGATGACCCTCGCCCACGAGCTGGGCCACGGCGTCCATCAGGTGCTGGCGGCGGAGCAAGGTCTTTTGATGGCCGACACACCGCTGACGACCGCCGAAACGGCGTCGGTCTTCGGCGAGATGCTGACCTTCCAATCCCTGCTCAAGGGGGCGGAGGACCCCGCCCGGCGGCGCTTCTTGTTGGCGGGCAAGGTCGAGGACATGCTCAACACCGTGGTCCGTCAGATCGCTTTTCACGAGTTCGAGCGTCGGGTTCACGACGAGCGGCGCGGCGGTGAGGTCGCGGTCGAGCGTTTGGGCGATATTTGGATCGACATCCAGCGCGAAAGCTTGGGTCCGGCGCTGCGTTTCGATGACGATTACCGCCATTACTGGACATATATTCCCCATTTTATCCATACTCCGTTTTACGTTTACGCCTATGCCTTCGGCGATTGCTTGGTGAACGCGCTCTACGACGCGTTCGCCAAGGGACACGACGGATTTCAACAGAAATACCTGGAAATGTTGAAGGCCGGGGGCACGAAACGTCACAGGGAATTGCTCGCTCCGTTCGGGCTTGACGCATCGGACCCGGCGTTCTGGAAGCGGGGACTGGACATCGTATCCGGCTTTATCGACGAACTGGAAACTATCGGTTAG